From Penicillium psychrofluorescens genome assembly, chromosome: 1, one genomic window encodes:
- a CDS encoding uncharacterized protein (ID:PFLUO_000005-T1.cds;~source:funannotate) has protein sequence MTARLLHPDEYELGSRSSLDSQGTFNLDDADFESQAPPRARFRVRQPWWSRIFSSTYSGYRRLQNNPRPVFAGSKRPSCHRRLLCRGRRFCYIHVVFGIIFALVLLTSILRPSYTHPPPHYELLKKTVLESTYPGRGNPRNEKVFIAASLYDRGGELARGQWGRQLLQLIDLLGGNNVFVSIYENDSGEEGESALRELEQQISCSKAIVAESHLDLTTLSHVTVPGGDQRVKRIEYLAEVRNRALKPLEEQPEIRYDKLLFLNDILFEPIDTLQLLFSTNANEHGIPQYRAACSVDFDNPFKFYDTYATRDLQGYSMGLPFYPWFATTGGGESRKDVRAGKDAVRVRSCWGGMVAFDAKYFQQRTNKPNSPEAVENQPPPTRDIVQTSPVRFRAGRDLFWEGSECCFVHADIQDPQTNVDEIIDTGIYMNPFVRVAYDSRTLSWLPITRRFEKLYSFIHTVGNHIVGLPWYNPRRTETPGQSVQDTVWVADEKQENGGSFQIVERIADNDGFCGRRGLQVIVEDRQPGQKGWETIPTPSS, from the coding sequence ATGACGGCCCGTCTGCTGCACCCGGATGAGTATGAGCTGGGCTCGCGCTCGTCCCTCGATTCTCAGGGGACCTTCAAtctcgacgatgccgacttCGAATCCCAAGCTCCGCCACGAGCCCGGTTTCGCGTCCGGCAACCCTGGTGGTCTCgcatcttctcatccacctACTCCGGATATCGTCGTCTACAGAACAACCCGCGCCCGGTCTTCGCCGGCTCCAAACGACCAAGTTGCCATCGCCGACTCCTGTGTCGCGGCCGACGTTTTTGCTACATCCatgtcgtcttcggcatTATCTTTGCGCTCGTTCTCCTCACCTCCATCCTTCGTCCTTCCTACACCCATCCACCGCCGCATTACGAGTTACTGAAAAAGACCGTGCTGGAATCCACATACCCCGGGCGAGGAAACCCAAGAAACGAAAAGGTGTTTATTGCCGCAAGCTTGTATGATCGTGGTGGAGAATTGGCGCGTGGCCAATGGGGCCGACAGCTTCTGCAGTTGATCGACTTACTCGGGGGGAATAATGTGTTTGTGAGCATCTATGAAAATGACAGcggtgaagaaggggagagTGCATTGCgtgagctggagcagcaAATCTCCTGCTCCAAAGCTATTGTTGCAGAATCGCATTTGGACCTAACCACTCTGTCCCATGTGACCGTTCCCGGCGGCGACCAACGAGTCAAGCGCATCGAGTATTTGGCCGAAGTGCGCAATCGGGCATTGAAGCCATTAGAAGAGCAACCGGAGATCCGGTATGACAAGCTTCTTTTCCTCAACGATATCCTCTTCGAACCCATCGATACCCTTCAATTACTCTTTTCCACCAACGCCAACGAGCATGGTATTCCCCAGTACCGGGCGGCTTGCTCCGTCGACTTCGACAACCCCTTCAAATTCTACGATACATATGCCACGCGCGATCTCCAGGGCTACAGCATGGGCCTCCCATTCTACCCCTGGTTCGCCACGACTGGAGGTGGTGAGAGTCGCAAGGATGTCCGCGCGGGCAAAGACGCCGTGCGGGTACGCAGTTGCtggggtgggatggtggCATTTGACGCCAAGTACTTTCAGCAAAGGACGAACAAGCCCAACAGCCCAGAGGCAGTGGAGAACCAGCCCCCTCCTACACGAGATATCGTGCAGACATCCCCTGTCCGCTTTCGAGCAGGCCGGGATCTATTCTGGGAAGGTTCAGAATGCTGCTTCGTCCACGCGGACATTCAAGACCCACAGACCAACGTCGACGAAATCATCGACACGGGCATCTACATGAACCCATTTGTCCGCGTCGCTTACGATAGCCGGACCCTGTCTTGGCTGCCTATCACCCGCCGCTTCGAGAAGCTCTACTCCTTTATCCACACCGTGGGCAATCATATCGTCGGTCTCCCGTGGTATAATCCGCGCCGCACCGAGACTCCCGGCCAGAGCGTGCAGGACACGGTGTGGGTTGCTGATGAGAAGCAGGAAAACGGCGGCTCCTTCCAGATAGTGGAGCGCATTGCGGATAACGATGGGTTCTGTGGCCGACGTGGCCTTCAGGTTATTGTCGAGGACCGCCAGCCGGGCCAGAAGGGGTGGGAGACGATTCCTACGCCCTCGTCATGA
- a CDS encoding uncharacterized protein (ID:PFLUO_000002-T1.cds;~source:funannotate) — translation MESDIVETARPKIIDEGDVILKVTGSTICGSDLHLFHEAIPDLQKGDILGHEFCGVIASVGPAVKKVKVGERVVASFQIACGECYYCKKKLSSVCERTNSSEDASTLYGRRTAGGFAGGQAEYVRVPYGDVNLLQLPDDVPDEKGLYLSDVLATSWNAVVDTGVEKGDTVAIWGAGPVGQMAAEFSFFNGASRVILIDGGHGKWRLDFVKKILPKLETIEYTNLPKGESVASTLKKMCDGRGPDVAIECAAGEYTKGWAHYFQRLLGMETDTSELLNEMITSVRAFGRCGVTGVYAGFCNHFNIGSLMETGIHLAGNGQAPVQKYWNDLLRYIQQEQIHPLHMVTHRVKLEDMEKLYDLFNKRDPGMQKVFVQTKFSAPPTPGAPALTEL, via the exons ATGGAGTCTGATATAGTGGAGACGGCTCGCCcgaagatcatcgatgaaggCGATGTCATACTTAAGGTGACGGGCAGCACTATTTGTGGGAGTGACTTGCACCTGTTCCACG AGGCTATCCCAGATCTCCAGAAAGGTGATATCCTCGGCCACGAGTTCTGCGGTGTAATCGCAAGCGTGGGGCCGGCAGTCAAGAAGGTTAAAGTAGGTGAACGCGTTGTGGCGTCCTTTCAAATTGCCTGTGGGGAGTGTTATTAttgcaagaagaagttgtCCTCGGTGTGCGAGCGGACGAATTCGAGCGAAGATGCCTCTACGCTATATGGGCGTCGCACAGCCG GGGGGTTTGCCGGTGGGCAAGCGGAATATGTTCGCGTCCCGTACGGAGACGTAAACCTCCTTCAGCTACCTGACGACGTTCCTGATGAAAAAGGTCTTTACCTTTCTGATGTGCTAGCAACATCTTGGAATGCCGTTGTCGACACTGGGGTTGAGAAGGGCGACACTGTGGCAATCTGGGGAGCTGGCCCAGTTGGACAAATGGCAGCTGAattcagcttcttcaatGGTGCTAGTAGGGTCATCCTCATTGACGGCGGCCATGGAAAATGGCGACTAGACTTTGTCAAAAAGATTCTACCTAAGCTTGAGACAATTGAGTATACGAACCTCCCAAAGGGCGAGTCTGTTGCCTCAACTCTGAAGAAAATGTGCGACGGCCGCGGACCTGATGTGGCAATTGAGTGCGCTGCAGGCGAGTATACGAAAGGATGGGCTCATTACTTCCAAAGATTACTGGGTATGGAAACGGATACATCTGAACTCCTCAACGAGATGATTACCTCTGTCCGTGCGTTCGGACGTTGTGGTGTCACGGGCGTATATGCTGGTTTT TGCAATCACTTCAACATCGGTTCTTTAATGGAGACCGGGATCCATCTCGCTGGCAATGGACAAGCTCCTGTGCAAAAGTACTGGAATGACCTCTTGAGGTATATTCAGCAGGAACAAATCCATCCCCTTCATATGGTCACCCACCGGGTCAAACTCGAGGACATGGAGAAGCTCTATGATTTATTCAATAAGCGTGACCCGGGTATGCAGAAGGTTTTCGTCCAGACAAAGTTTTCAGCGCCTCCAACACCAGGAGCTCCTGCGTTAACAGAGCTCTGA
- a CDS encoding uncharacterized protein (ID:PFLUO_000001-T1.cds;~source:funannotate) → MDTSEDCHAVFHFTAAEAAQPSEPTQSQQPVDSPQTENQGQQHTEVAGREESNPFTPLSESIYAPHKRAQSKKVTSKASSRRSKASSGSAEVRKSRRIVDKIESANQASNEYINIEDLERQLQNHQRQDLTSEPERDRQSDGEFQPSSIGSSALTEINTNTSRSGAPNDKPNYSGKENQPIFGRRANGGNPRKRRLTETEINITATRTRLPTKLKQRNNRKSLSKSLRQ, encoded by the coding sequence ATGGACACCAGCGAGGACTGCCATGCAGTTTTCCACTTCACGGCCGCGGAGGCAGCACAGCCGAGCGAGCCAACCCAGAGCCAGCAACCTGTGGACAGTCCACAGACTGAGAATCAGGGACAGCAGCACACTGAAGTTgcggggagggaggaatCCAACCCCTTCACACCGCTCAGCGAATCAATCTATGCGCCACACAAGAGAGCGCAGTCCAAGAAGGTGACGTCGAAAGCCTCGTCCCGGCGAAGCAAGGCTAGTTCGGGCAGCGCAGAAGTCAGGAAATCACGGAGGATTGTAGATAAAATCGAGAGCGCCAACCAAGCAAGCAACGAGTACATCAACAtagaggatctggagcgccAACTCCAAAACCACCAGCGTCAAGACCTCACCTCGGAGCCTGAACGGGACCGACAGAGCGATGGGGAATTTCAGCCCTCCTCGATTGGCAGCTCAGCCCTCACTGAGATCAACACGAACACATCGAGGAGCGGAGCACCGAACGACAAACCGAACTATTCAGGGAAGGAAAACCAGCCTATCTTCGGGAGGAGAGCGAATGGGGGCAATCCTCGCAAGCGACGCCTTACGGAGACTGAGATAAATATCACCGCGACTCGCACCCGGCTACCGACCAAGCTGAAGCAACGAAACAATAGGAAATCTCTCTCGAAATCCTTGCGTCAATGA
- a CDS encoding uncharacterized protein (ID:PFLUO_000004-T1.cds;~source:funannotate) — protein MSSVGADEARRLRTLKADVRDQDDLERDITRQADKALAERAEENDTKRLEKALNEKARVESQMRTAQHRLQQPVGAVTRRRIENELRGLEVRKNGLAKDVIEIQKRIDERREKQENPTAVTGSGRQPNESRRDYLIRTGKITPFAAVNTDSNNGPLANLHDALIDVEDRYDEDEERDQLKDQPTASHVHLARPGFGFDEVSADSRSDSTVSGKGKRRKLDSSPEAKKRPRTRVSTSPSADSSASYVASEDADDVSEGDDFMPDTVPEPMSISKRKKDVSGEKLEDFSGVDDGNETIYQSRLTKWISKRSSARKRAQKETLVKDEYEDDEEWLKPHPTIPDEEITNGLRIPGDINRFLFGYQRTAVRWLWELHQQKVGGIIGDEMGLGKTIQAIAYLASLHHSKMFDKPALVVCPATLMEQWVNEFHRWWPPFRVSILHSSGSGMVNLGKETTREEALTAELMGSYHSRHLSSSQKPAKKIINRVVEEGHVLVTTYSGLQSYADVLVGVEWGCAILDEGHKIRNPDAGITFSCKELRTPHRIILSGTPMQNSLVDLWSLFDFVFPMRLGNLVNFKSQFEIPIRQGGYASASNLQVQTATKCAETLKDAISPYLLQRFKADVAKDLPQKSEQVIFCNLTQWQRTIYRRFLESDDMKSIHLGKRNALFGIDLLRKICNHPDLADHALRSKEADYGNSERSGKMQVLKGLLEVWRDTRHKTLLFAQTRQVLDILEKFIRWLGDFNYRRMDGTTPIKDRQSLVDRFNTDPSVHVFLLTTKVGGIGINLTGADRVIIYDPDWNPSTDMQARERAWRLGQKRDVTIFRLMTKGTIEEKIYHRQIFKQFLTNKITRDPQSREGFNLSDLYDLFTLSDEHEKGLETTKLFKDAQVTYREEPKNELAKPHAGQPKPLPESLKEDDINAVPGVVTIEEFKNDSEDPEKEGNVKNAEDRIMQGIFARSNVHAALEHEEIVNGKRKVRADPKMVEAEARRVANEAAEELRKAGETARTVPIGLPTWTGQFGVAGRNRSGGSSSSARPAGAGPSSASLVANLNPRASVRSADSSSPAPTRMPRGKDFLAMIRDYIASCRGPVYSQMLIDEFSHYCNTPQRIAEFQEMLKKVATLSRAADGRGKWTLNPEFTRKHPAGRR, from the exons ATGTCCTCAGTTGGCGCTGACGAGGCTCGTCGCCTTAGGACGCTGAAGGCGGATGTGCGCGACCAGGATGACCTTGAGAGAGACATCACCCGTCAG GCAGATAAGGCTCTCGCGGAGAGAGCCGAGGAAAATGACACCAAGCGGCTAGAGAAGGCACTCAACGAAAAGGC GAGAGTCGAGTCTCAGATGCGGACCGCGCAGCATCGTCTACAGCAGCCAGTTGGAGCTGTCACCCGGCGCCGCATCGAAAACGAGCTGCGAGGACTAGAGGTGCGCAAGAACGGTCTGGCCAAGGATGTGATAGAAATCCAGAAGCGCATCGACGAGAGACGCGAGAAACAGGAAAATCCCACAGCGGTCACGGGCTCGGGACGGCAGCCGAACGAGTCTCGTCGTGACTACCTCATCCGCACTGGAAAAATCACTCCGTTCGCCGCCGTGAACACGGATTCGAATAATGGACCGCTTGCCAACCTACATGATGCCCTAATCGATGTTGAAGATAGATatgacgaagacgaggagcgTGACCAATTGAAGGACCAACCTACCGCATCACATGTGCACCTGGCGCGGCCCGGGTTTGGCTTTGATGAAGTCAGTGCGGACAGTCGTTCTGATAGCACCGTATCTGGTAAAGGAAAGCGACGGAAGCTCGATTCAAGCCCAGAGGCGAAGAAACGGCCCAGGACTCGTGTGTCCACTTCTCCCAGTGCGGATTCTTCTGCGAGCTATGTTGCCTCGGAAGATGCCGATGATGTGTCTGAGGGGGACGACTTTATGCCAGACACTGTCCCCGAGCCCATGTCTATTAGCAAGCGTAAAAAGGACGTGTCTGGTGAAAAGCTGGAGGACTTCAGCGGTGTTGATGACGGCAACGAAACCATTTATCAATCTCGTCTCACCAAGTGGATCAGCAAACGCAGCAGTGCCCGCAAGCGTGCCCAGAAGGAGACTCTGGTTAAAGATGAAtatgaggacgacgaggaatGGCTCAAACCGCATCCAACCATACCTGATGAGGAGATTACGAACGGACTTCGCATTCCTGGCGACATCAATCGTTTCCTCTTTGGCTACCAACGAACTGCCGTCCGGTGGCTTTGGGAGCTCCACCAACAAAAGGTGGGGGGGATAATCGGAGATGAGATGGGTCTCGGCAAGACGATTCAAGCCATTGCTTATCTGGCATCATTACACCATAGCAAGATGTTCGATAAGCCTGCTCTGGTTGTCTGTCCTGCAACACTCATGGAGCAGTGGGTCAATGAATTTCATCGTTGGTGGCCGCCTTTCCGTGTCTCCATTCTACACTCGTCTGGCAGCGGTATGGTCAATCTCGGCAAGGAAACCACCCGCGAGGAAGCACTTACGGCCGAGTTGATGGGCAGCTACCATTCGCGCCATTTGTCTTCCAGCCAAAAGCCCGCGAAAAAGATCATCAACCGAGTGGTTGAGGAAGGGCACGTTCTTGTTACCACTTATTCTGGCTTGCAATCTTATGCGGATGTTCTTGTTGGTGTTGAATGGGGTTGCGCCATCCTCGATGAGGGCCACAAAATTCGGAATCCAGACGCTGGTATCACCTTCAGTTGTAAAGAGCTTCGTACCCCTCATCGCATCATCTTATCAGGAACGCCTATGCAGAACAGCTTAGTCGATCTATGGTCCCTATTCGACTTTGTCTTTCCGATGCGACTAGGGAATTTGGTGAACTTTAAGAGCCAGTTTGAAATCCCAATCCGCCAGGGCGGATATGCCTCTGCAAGCAACCTCCAGGTCCAGACCGCTACCAAGTGCGCGGAAACCCTAAAAGATGCCATCAGCCCTTATCTGCTCCAGCGGTTCAAGGCCGATGTTGCGAAAGACCTCCCACAGAAGAGTGAACAGGTCATCTTCTGCAATCTGACACAGTGGCAGCGAACCATCTACCGTCGGTTCCTAGAATCGGATGACATGAAGTCCATTCATCTAGGCAAGAGAAATGCCCTTTTCGgcattgatcttcttcgcaaAATCTGCAACCACCCGGACCTAGCAGACCACGCGCTACGATCAAAAGAAGCAGATTACGGCAATAGTGAGCGCTCGGGCAAGATGCAGGTACTCAAAGGTCTCTTAGAAGTATGGCGTGACACCAGACACAAGACTTTATTGTTCGCACAGACTCGCCAGGTGCTAGATATTTTGGAAAAGTTCATTCGGTGGTTGGGCGATTTTAATTACCGCAGAATGGATGGCACTACTCCGATCAAGGATCGCCAGAGCCTGGTCGATCGGTTTAACACAGACCCTAGTGTCCATGTGTTCTTACTCACTACCAAAGTCGGAGGTATCGGAATCAACCTTACTGGCGCTGACCGGGTAATCATTTATGACCCTGACTGGAATCCCTCTACTGACATGCAGGCGCGCGAGCGAGCATGGCGGCTAGGCCAGAAACGCGACGTCACAATCTTCCGCCTTATGACCAAAGGCACCATTGAAGAGAAGATTTATCACAGACAGATCTTCAAACAATTCTTGACCAACAAAATCACGCGTGACCCGCAATCACGGGAAGGGTTCAATCTCAGTGACCTCTATGACCTGTTTACTCTCTCGGATGAGCATGAAAAGGGCCTGGAGACTACAAAGCTATTCAAAGATGCGCAGGTTACCTACCGCGAAGAACCAAAGAATGAACTCGCTAAACCTCATGCGGGTCAACCCAAACCCCTCCCCGAGTCTTTGAAAGAAGACGATATCAACGCTGTCCCGGGCGTTGTCACCATTGAAGAATTCAAGAACGACTCCGAGGACCCTGAGAAAGAGGGCAATGTCAAGAACGCCGAGGACCGGATCATGCAAGGCATATTCGCCCGGTCGAATGTGCACGCCGCGCTCGAGCACGAGGAGATCGTCAACGGCAAACGCAAAGTGCGCGCTGATCCCAAAATGGTCGAAGCCGAAGCCCGCCGTGTCGCCAATGAAGCCGCCGAAGAGCTGCGCAAAGCCGGCGAGACTGCTCGCACCGTCCCGATCGGTTTGCCCACATGGACTGGCCAGTTTGGTGTCGCGGGCCGTAACCGATCcggcgggagcagcagctcaGCGCGTCCTGCCGGCGCGGGGCCATCGTCTGCGAGTCTCGTTGCCAATCTCAACCCTCGCGCTTCGGTGCGGTCTGCCGattcctcttctcctgcGCCCACGCGCATGCCGCGCGGCAAGGACTTTCTGGCCATGATCCGGGACTACATTGCCTCCTGTCGCGGGCCAGTCTACTCGCAGATGCTCATCGACGAGTTTAGCCACTACTGCAATACACCGCAGCGGATCGCAGAgttccaggagatgctgaaaAAGGTTGCTACACTTAGCCGTGCGGCGGATGGACGGGGCAAGTGGACGTTGAACCCGGAGTTTACTAGGAAGCATCCTGCAGGGAGGAGGTAG
- a CDS encoding uncharacterized protein (ID:PFLUO_000003-T1.cds;~source:funannotate), whose amino-acid sequence MARLGRLCVLAVAAFLTAFARAESVDGIRGVADRMLNGHGDDFDFVLTTQNERWSRWNIPDNDNYTVKSHDNGKIRIEGTTLSALSRGLRHYMTDTLQLDEYWFVDRHKPVPESLPRPKHTLEGASIVPWRYNLNTVTFSYTFAWYSWDDWEKLLDWAALRGINLHLAWVGYEKMFLESFRDMGMTDDEIIPFFSGPAFQAWNRFGNIQGSWGGVGNLSLSWIESQFDLQKKIVARMVELGITPILPAFAGFVPEAFKRVRPNANVTQASNWGVPNAYTRDTFLSPLDDAYTELQHTFITKQMDAFGNITNIYTLDQYNEMSPASGDVNYLSSVSTSTYNALSAANPAAIWLLQGWLFYSEQSFWTQERIDAYLGGAEGRDSMLILDLYSENQPQWQRTNSYSGRPWIWCELHDFGGNMGLFGQISNITLNSMEALQDSDSLVGFGLTPEGYEGNEVMYDLLLDQAWSSTSIDTKQYFREWTTLRYAGAFTIPASLYNALEMLRATVYDVVDPDVPCVGVGVFQIFPGLTGLLNRTGHYPAPTAIPYNPKTLVKAWSLMLESANMELSLWQVPAFQLDFVDVTRQVMSNAFIDVYSDLVLAYNKTMSGSAEPNKNARSSQVRNAVSEKGKKLLEFLTAIDLVLSTNSHFTLDHWLSAAQDWANVIGSDNMIAFNARSQVTVWQIDSPSLDDYAAKEWSGLTQSYYRERWAIFVGALEKAIRTGSLNETAMNADITTFEKLWQHDGFSNSGQPRLPAAHLKDIVHKVQRDWPSVFSVKD is encoded by the exons ATGGCTCGACTGGGTCGTCTTTGCGTGCTGGCTGTAGCGGCTTTTTTGACAGCTTTTGCCAGGGCCGAGTCTGTGGACGGCATTAGAGGCGTCGCTGATCGGATGCTCAACGGACATGGTGATGACTTTGATTTTGTATTGACTACGCAGAATGAGCGGTGGTCTCGCTGGAACATCCCCGACAATGACAATTACACCGTCAAATCCCATGATAATGGCAAAATTCGCATAGAAGGAACTACGCTGAGCGCGCTGTCTAGAGG TCTTCGTCATTATATGACTGATACGCTTCAACTCGACGAATACTGGTTTGTTGATCGCCACAAACCAGTCCCAGAGTCACTACCTCGGCCCAAACATACCTTGGAAGGCGCCAGCATCGTGCCGTGGAGGTATAATCTCAACACGG TCACCTTTTCGTATACGTTTGCTTGGTATAGCTGGGATGACTGGGAGAAACTACTCGACTGGGCCGCTCTCAGAGGTATAAATCTGCACCTTGCATGGGTCGGCTACGAAAAGATGTTTCTCGAGAGCTTCCGCGACATGGGTATGACGGACGACGAGATCATCCCTTTCTTCAGCGGGCCTGCCTTCCAGGCCTGGAATCGCTTTGGTAACATCCAGGGATCCTGGGGCGGCGTTGGCAACCTGTCGCTCTCCTGGATCGAATCGCAGTTTGACCTCCAGAAAAAAATTGTGGCGCGAATGGTCGAGCTTGGCATCACTCCAATCCTGCCGGCTTTTGCTGGATTTGTCCCTGAAGCATTTAAAAGAGTCCGCCCCAATGCCAATGTAACACAAGCGTCGAATTGGGGGGTCCCCAATGCCTACACTCGAGACACGTTCCTCAGTCCACTCGACGATGCCTACACAGAGCTGCAGCACACGTTCATCACAAAGCAGATGGACGCTTTCGGCAACATTACCAATATATACACCCTGGACCAGTATAACGAGATGTCTCCTGCCTCTGGAGATGTCAATTATCTGTCTAGCGTATCTACTAGCACCTACAATGCCCTATCTGCAGCAAACCCTGCAGCTATTTGGCTACTCCAGGGCTGGCTGTTCTACAGCGAGCAATCCTTCTGGACCCAGGAGCGGATCGATGCATATCTTGGTGGAGCTGAGGGCAGAGATAGCATGCTCATTCTCGACCTTTATTCGGAAAATCAGCCGCAGTGGCAGCGCACCAACAGCTACTCTGGTCGTCCGTGGATCTGGTGCGAGTTGCACGACTTTGGCGGCAACATGGGCTTGTTTGGACAAATCAGCAATATCACGCTCAATTCAATGGAGGCGCTACAGGACTCGGACTCATTGGTGGGCTTTGGGCTAACTCCAGAAGGCTATGAGGGGAATGAGGTGATGTACGATCTGCTCCTTGACCAGGCTTGGTCGTCGACATCGATAGACACAAAGCAGTATTTCCGCGAATGGACCACACTCCGGTACGCTGGTGCATTTACTATTCCCGCATCTCTATACAATGCTTTGGAGATGCTGCGAGCGACTGTCTACGATGTTGTCGATCCCGACGTGCCCTGCGTCGGCGTGGGAGTTTTCCAGATATTCCCCGGTCTGACCGGTCTTCTCAATCGCACGGGTCACTATCCTGCTCCTACAGCCATCCCGTACAACCCAAAAACTCTGGTGAAAGCGTGGAGCCTGATGCTCGAATCTGCGAATATGGAACTCTCGCTGTGGCAAGTTCCAGCATTCCAGCTTGATTTCGTCGACGTGACACGACAGGTGATGAGCAACGCCTTCATTGACGTCTATTCAGATCTTGTTCTGGCGTACAACAAAACCATGTCGGGATCAGCGGAGCCGAACAAGAACGCCCGCTCGTCTCAAGTCCGCAACGCCGTGTCTGAGAAGGGTAAAAAGTTGCTCGAATTTCTTACTGCCATCGATCTGGTTCTCTCGACGAATAGCCACTTTACTTTGGACCATTGGCTGAGCGCAGCACAAGATTGGGCCAATGTTATCGGGTCAGATAACATGATTGCTTTCAACGCGCGTAGTCAAGTGACAGTCTGGCAGATTGATTCACCATCACTAGACGACTACGCGGCAAAGGAGTGGTCTGGTCTGACCCAGTCGTACTACCGCGAGAGATGGGCCATCTTTGTGGGCGCCCTTGAGAAGGCGATTCGCACAGGCTCCCTCAACGAGACTGCTATGAATGCCGATATCACGACATTCGAGAAGTTGTGGCAGCACGACGGCTTCAGCAATAGTGGCCAGCCGAGGCTTCCTGCAGCTCACTTGAAGGACATTGTACATAAAGTCCAAAGAGACTGGCCATCTGTATTTTCTGTAAAGGATTAG